The following DNA comes from Hordeum vulgare subsp. vulgare chromosome 3H, MorexV3_pseudomolecules_assembly, whole genome shotgun sequence.
CATCTCACACGTCGCTTTCGCAGCCGTCGCCGTCGGCGTTGCGGCCGGCCCTCGGAGGCGGGTTCACAGAGAAGGACAAGCGGCCGAACCCCCACTGCCCCACCTGGTACATCTCCAGCCACACCCTTTCCTCCTCGCTGGCGTCCGCGCCCTGACCCTGACACGCCGCCGTCGCCACGTCGTCGCCGCCTTTTGATGCGGCCTCGCCAGGACCAGGCTCCCGGTGGCCGCCCCCGCCCGCACACTTGGGGCTGGGGCTAGGGCGGCCGCCGGCAAGGTCCATGTCGCGCACGCGCTTCTTGTGCTGCAGCTTTCCATGCCGCCGGCGCAGGCGCTGCACGCAGCGGCGGCCTAGGGCGAGCGGGGCCTTGACCAGCGCCAGCCCCAGCAGGCTGACGACCGCGCAGGGGCAGCAGCCGAGCGCGATGCAGTCCGCCAGCGACACCGCCACGCACGACCGGCACGACTGCGCGGTGCAGTCCGCGTGGTCGACCACGGCCGGCGCCGCGCCttggccgccgccgtcgccgccgcggtGGTGGAACCGTCCGTGGCGCCGCGACAT
Coding sequences within:
- the LOC123440066 gene encoding uncharacterized protein LOC123440066, with protein sequence MSRRHGRFHHRGGDGGGQGAAPAVVDHADCTAQSCRSCVAVSLADCIALGCCPCAVVSLLGLALVKAPLALGRRCVQRLRRRHGKLQHKKRVRDMDLAGGRPSPSPKCAGGGGHREPGPGEAASKGGDDVATAACQGQGADASEEERVWLEMYQVGQWGFGRLSFSVNPPPRAGRNADGDGCESDV